From Theileria annulata chromosome 1, complete sequence, *** SEQUENCING IN PROGRESS ***, one genomic window encodes:
- a CDS encoding uncharacterized protein (Tap349e08.q2ks7.C.cand.127 - score = 14.65;~Signal peptide predicted for TA05615 by SignalP 2.0 HMM (Signal peptide probability 1.000, signal anchor probability 0.000) with cleavage site probability 0.966 between residues 17 and 18): MKFVILALLALASGLHAAELDLKKLGFVLFGKHGEGTGVTPKAGECPLGTLPDTVFLHKTFSKGGKFFTWVRPVHGKVHKLVCGTVAVWEAAVGEVLLDLHFVGNKESEKFLHLELFHPAVGSHHVFLKFAAGGALEAHLGMAAFVAGVHGLVEGLPALEGLPAHPFVHALAAHAAHLAHHDKHAALSAAGGLVVA; encoded by the coding sequence ATGAAGTTCGTTATATTAGCTTTACTTGCTTTGGCATCTGGACTCCATGCAGCAGAATTGGACCTCAAGAAATTAGGCTTTGTCCTTTTTGGAAAGCACGGTGAAGGTACTGGAGTTACTCCAAAGGCCGGCGAATGCCCACTAGGTACTCTTCCCGACACTGTATTCCTCCACAAGACCTTTTCAAAGGGTGGTAAATTCTTCACATGGGTTAGACCAGTACATGGTAAGGTTCATAAACTAGTATGTGGAACCGTTGCTGTTTGGGAGGCTGCTGTTGGTGAAGTACTCCTTGACTTGCACTTTGTAGGTAACAAGGAATCTGAGAAGTTCCTCCACTTGGAACTTTTCCACCCAGCTGTTGGTTCACATCATGTATTCCTTAAATTCGCTGCTGGTGGTGCTCTTGAAGCTCATCTTGGTATGGCAGCCTTTGTAGCTGGTGTTCATGGATTAGTCGAAGGACTTCCTGCACTTGAAGGACTTCCCGCACATCCATTTGTACACGCATTGGCCGCTCATGCTGCTCATCTTGCCCATCATGATAAACATGCTGCACTCAGTGCCGCTGGTGGTCTTGTTGTCGcctaa
- a CDS encoding uncharacterized protein (Tap349e08.q2ks7.cand.1 - score = 30.40), which produces MVISGVGSVKVKVNTNTTNSTKDSTNSTKDISSTAGTIGASTVTEGKGANSMGMECTTNNTKEAPFGAGTKDITGREPGTVTEDTVMELNEILKNDTSAASIAATSLLISNTYLNSKDIFDNGKCFIGGLKPSEMYLFNNKSQTELLYNSSVTVLGQTDTIPPNSTTNPLTNSSSTDPSTVGASTVTEEKNSNEIAVVTKSGESGTFLDTVGIEGAPIRAVGEVVNTKDSENICTVGASTVTDTVTEEKIINSYNLWSHENIEDKLTNNKGYHDLGYKYNKTMESKDIESELLNITNVLPYDGNPKIRSRYYVTSASHLFSVFNFFKYAHLLDDSFDTNSKQIENINDLHYLSHIVLRVWRSKSDKGYFNRLEILVSSGAKDGFGQNYQLLEKNAKNQKNNYKKYIQKLQLHKFSKFCNQCYIPSNLNNTNGTTSTGTVTDTTGTMGTTGVNVMNINVLDKYNLMYENIKEKKFKCYNCFLKEYKTLYNLQNFTTDNFTTADLGFGSPNIRPNSVDIGLNTTDIGLNTPDIGLNTPNNNLDKFNTDNNLDKFNTDNFSTLDIGFKPDIGLSTQDIGLNRGMNNGVKMVPPYCELNTLVTMNRNFGLDRLKDYIQKAYHNILLKN; this is translated from the exons ATGGTAATAAGTGGGGTAGGCTCAGTTAAGGT TAAGgttaatactaatactactaacAGTACTAAAGATAGTACCAAcagtactaaggatattagtagtactgCTGGTACcattggagcaagcaccgttactgagggaaagggagctaattctatgggtatggagtgtactactaataatactaaggaagcccctttcggggctggtactaaggatattacTGGCCGTGAACCTggcaccgtaacggaagacaccgtaatggaattaaatgagatattaaaaaatgatacAAGTGCAGCATCAATAGCGGCAACaagtttattaatatcaaatacatatttaaattctaaagatatatttgataatgGTAAATGTTTTATTGGTGGTTTAAAACCTTCTGAAATGTatctttttaataataaatcacaaactgaattattatataattcctcagtaacggtgcttggtcaaacaGATACTATTCCTCCTAACAGTACTACTAATCCCCTAACTAACAGTAGTAGTACTGATCCTAGTACCGTaggagcaagcaccgttacggaggagaaaaattctaatgaaattgctgttgtCACTAAATCTGGGGAGTCAGGTACTTTTTTGGATACTGTAGGTATTGAGGGAGCCCCTATCAGGGCTGTTGGTGAGGTTGTTAATACTAAGGACAGTGAGAATATTTGTAcagttggagcaagcaccgtaacggacaccgtaacggaggaaaaaataataaattcatataatttatggTCACATGAGAATATAgaagataaattaacaaataataaaggaTATCATGATTTAggatataaatataataaaacaatgGAAAGTAAAGATATAGAATCggaattattaaatataacaaatgtATTACCATATGATGGAAATCCAAAAATCAGATCACGTTATTATGTAACATCAGCATCACATTTATTTAgtgtatttaatttctttaaatatGCACATTTACTTGATGATTCATTTGATACTAATTCCAAacaaattgaaaatattaatgatttacattatttatcacATATTGTATTACGAGTATGGCGTAGTAAATCTGATAAAggttattttaatagatTAGAAATACTTGTCAGTTCCGGTGCTAAAGATGGTTTTGGacaaaattatcaattattagaaaaaaatgctaaaaatcaaaaaaacaattataaaaaatatatacaaaaattacaattacacaaattttccaaattctGTAATCAATGTTATATACCATCCAATCTTAATAATACCAACGGTACTACTAGTACTGGTACGGTGACTGATACTACGGGTACTATGGGTACTACGGGTGTTAATgttatgaatataaatgtattggataaatataatttaatgtatgaaaatataaaagaaaagaaatttaaatgttataattgttttttaaaagaatataaaactttatataatcttcaaaattttactaCTGATAATTTTACTACTGCAGATTTAGGATTTGGTAGTCCAAATATACGACCAAATAGTGTGGATATAGGATTAAATACTACAGATATTGGATTAAATACACCGGATATAGGATTAAATACaccaaataataatttggataaatttaatacagataataatttggataaatttaatacagataattttagtacACTAGATATAGGATTTAAACCGGATATAGGATTAAGTACACAGGATATAGGATTGAATAGAGGAATGAATAATGGAGTGAAGATGGTACCACCATATTGTGAATTAAATACATTAGTAACAATGAATAGAAATTTTGGATTAGATCGtttaaaagattatatacaaaaagcatatcataatatattactcaaaaattaa